The following proteins are co-located in the Thermus thermophilus HB8 genome:
- the rodA gene encoding rod shape-determining protein RodA, which produces MAPARPNWLAYDWGLVFLVAAIVALGFVNLGSAAPDPVLLYRQSVALGLGLLLAFLLQFLSRRRLFGLAYPLYGASLLLLALVLVVGREINGARAWFVLGPLQFQPLELAKLGLLLALAKALEGRPIARVWDYALPALLTLPVVGLLLLQPDLGGALVVLFGVFVVVFVRGLPWRHLLVGLFALALLVPTAVWPNLKPYQRERVLIVLDPYRDPLGQGFQVIQSTIAIGSGGLFGKGYGQGTQAQLGFIPFRHTDFVFSVWAEEWGFVGVVGLLGLYGLLLARLFALALACPRLSDRLFLSGFAGMLGFQVVVNLGVALGVMPVTGLTLPLFSYGGSSLIATLAGLGLVLLVHRDRYQD; this is translated from the coding sequence GTGGCGCCCGCGCGGCCCAACTGGCTGGCCTACGACTGGGGCCTCGTCTTCCTGGTCGCGGCCATCGTCGCTTTGGGCTTTGTCAACCTGGGGAGCGCCGCCCCCGACCCGGTCCTCCTCTACCGCCAGAGCGTGGCCCTGGGGCTTGGGCTTCTCCTCGCCTTCCTCTTGCAGTTCCTCTCCCGCCGCCGCCTCTTCGGCCTGGCCTATCCCCTTTACGGGGCCTCCCTCCTTCTCCTGGCCTTGGTCCTCGTGGTGGGCCGGGAGATCAACGGGGCCAGGGCCTGGTTCGTGCTGGGACCCTTGCAGTTCCAGCCCTTGGAGCTCGCCAAGCTCGGCCTCCTCCTCGCCCTGGCCAAGGCCCTCGAGGGCAGGCCCATCGCCCGGGTCTGGGACTACGCCCTCCCCGCCCTCCTCACCCTCCCCGTGGTGGGCCTCCTCCTCCTCCAGCCGGACCTGGGCGGGGCGCTGGTGGTGCTCTTCGGCGTCTTCGTGGTGGTCTTCGTCCGCGGGCTTCCCTGGCGCCACCTCCTCGTGGGCCTCTTCGCCCTGGCCCTCCTCGTGCCCACCGCGGTGTGGCCCAACCTCAAGCCCTACCAGAGGGAGCGCGTCCTCATCGTCCTGGACCCTTACCGGGACCCTTTGGGCCAGGGCTTCCAGGTCATCCAGTCCACCATCGCCATCGGCTCGGGGGGGCTTTTCGGCAAGGGCTACGGCCAGGGCACCCAGGCCCAGCTCGGCTTCATCCCCTTCCGGCACACGGACTTCGTCTTCTCCGTGTGGGCCGAGGAGTGGGGGTTCGTGGGCGTCGTGGGGCTTCTGGGGCTTTACGGCCTCCTTCTCGCCCGCCTCTTCGCCCTGGCCCTCGCCTGCCCGAGGCTTTCCGACCGGCTTTTCCTCTCGGGGTTCGCGGGGATGCTGGGCTTCCAGGTGGTGGTGAACCTGGGGGTGGCCCTGGGGGTGATGCCCGTCACCGGCCTCACCCTCCCCCTCTTTTCCTACGGCGGCTCCAGCCTCATCGCCACCCTGGCGGGCTTGGGCCTCGTCCTCCTCGTGCACCGGGACCGCTACCAGGACTGA
- the minE gene encoding cell division topological specificity factor MinE, which produces MWWRRRSKEKAKERLKLVLAYDRARLSPGMVESLKRDLLEVLRRYFPAQEEGLSVALEERGEKMVLVADIPLR; this is translated from the coding sequence ATGTGGTGGCGCAGGAGGAGCAAGGAGAAGGCCAAGGAAAGGCTCAAGCTCGTGCTGGCCTACGACCGGGCGCGGCTTTCCCCGGGGATGGTGGAAAGCCTCAAGCGGGACCTCTTGGAGGTCCTCCGCCGCTACTTCCCCGCCCAGGAGGAGGGGCTTTCCGTGGCCCTGGAGGAGCGGGGGGAGAAGATGGTCCTGGTGGCGGACATCCCCTTGCGCTAG
- the minD gene encoding septum site-determining protein MinD: MKARAIVVTSGKGGVGKTTTTANLGAALAKLGEKVAVVDVDVGLRNLDVVMGLEGRVVFDLVDVLEGRARLRQALIRDKRVENLFLLPASQTKDKEALDPERFKEVVRALLEEEGFDRVLIDSPAGIEKGFQTAAAPAEGALVVVNPEVSSVRDADRIIGLLEAREVRENFLVINRLRPRMVARGDMLSVEDVVEILGLKPIGIIPEDEQVIVSTNQGEPLVLKGTGPAAQAYMDTARRLRGEEVPFRALEDAQGLLGVLKRLFGGR; this comes from the coding sequence GTGAAGGCGCGAGCCATCGTGGTGACTTCCGGCAAGGGCGGGGTGGGGAAGACCACCACCACCGCCAACCTCGGCGCCGCCTTGGCCAAGCTCGGGGAAAAGGTGGCCGTGGTGGACGTGGACGTGGGCCTCCGCAACCTGGACGTGGTCATGGGCCTCGAGGGCCGGGTGGTCTTTGACCTGGTGGACGTCCTCGAGGGCCGGGCCAGGCTCCGGCAGGCCCTCATCCGGGACAAGCGGGTGGAGAACCTCTTCCTCCTTCCCGCCTCCCAGACGAAGGACAAGGAGGCCCTGGACCCCGAGCGCTTCAAGGAGGTGGTGCGGGCCCTCTTGGAGGAGGAGGGCTTTGACCGGGTGCTCATAGACTCCCCCGCCGGCATAGAGAAGGGCTTCCAGACGGCGGCCGCTCCGGCGGAGGGGGCCTTGGTGGTGGTGAACCCCGAGGTCAGTAGCGTCCGCGACGCCGACCGGATCATCGGCCTCCTGGAGGCCCGGGAGGTGCGGGAGAACTTCCTCGTCATCAACCGCCTGCGCCCCAGGATGGTGGCCCGGGGGGACATGCTCTCCGTGGAGGACGTGGTGGAGATCCTGGGCCTGAAGCCCATCGGCATCATCCCCGAGGACGAGCAGGTGATCGTCTCCACCAACCAGGGGGAGCCCTTGGTCCTGAAGGGGACGGGCCCCGCCGCCCAGGCCTACATGGACACGGCGCGGCGCCTCCGGGGCGAGGAGGTGCCCTTCCGCGCCCTCGAGGACGCCCAGGGCCTTCTCGGGGTGCTGAAGCGCCTCTTTGGGGGTCGGTGA
- a CDS encoding winged helix-turn-helix transcriptional regulator, with translation MGLSKGARKVLKVLARRGASEVLWALGKGSARFSDLEAVLRLSPRTLAERLRELHLMGFVDRRAYAEVPPRVEYSLTPRGKRVLEFLMELDRVVETLEEVR, from the coding sequence ATGGGCCTTTCCAAGGGCGCGCGCAAGGTGCTGAAGGTCCTGGCCCGGAGGGGGGCCTCGGAGGTGCTCTGGGCCCTGGGCAAGGGGTCGGCGCGGTTCTCCGACCTCGAGGCCGTCCTCCGCCTCTCCCCCCGGACCCTGGCCGAGAGGCTCAGGGAGCTCCACCTCATGGGGTTCGTGGACCGACGGGCCTACGCGGAGGTGCCGCCTCGGGTAGAATATAGCCTCACGCCTAGGGGCAAGCGGGTCTTGGAGTTTCTGATGGAGCTGGACCGCGTGGTGGAAACCCTGGAGGAGGTACGGTGA
- a CDS encoding acyl-CoA mutase large subunit family protein has translation MEGLFESLPEGYREKLGRPGEYPFTRGIYPRMYLERLWTMRQYAGFSTAEESNARYRYLLSQGQTGLSVAFDLPTQLGLDPDHPMSVGEVGRVGVSIATLEDMQKLFDGIPLDQVSTSMTINAPAMMLLALYLLVAEAQGVPWDKVSGTVQNDILKEYFARGTYIYPPGPSMRLVTDIFEFCAAHVPRWNTISISGYHIREAGSTAAQEIAFTLADAKAYVRAALERGLDVDRFAPRLSFFFAAHGDIFEEAAKFRAARRLWARIMREEFGAKDPKSWMLRFHTQTGGSTLTAQEPLNNVVRTAYQALAAVLGGTQSLHTNAYDEALGLPTEKSALLALRTQQILAYESGVTRAIDPLGGSFYVEHLTDKLEREAEQILREIDALGGAVAAVEAGYFQRALEESAWQFQKEVEEGKRVIVGVNRFFDPNSPLNEPVPVQRIDPELHERRKRELAAFKANRDGESVRVGLERLREAARGEENLFPYVLEAFRRRATLGEVCGVLREEWGEYQPPR, from the coding sequence ATGGAAGGCCTCTTTGAGTCCCTCCCCGAGGGGTACCGGGAGAAGCTCGGCCGGCCCGGGGAGTACCCCTTCACCCGGGGGATCTACCCCCGGATGTACCTGGAAAGGCTCTGGACCATGCGCCAGTACGCGGGCTTCTCCACCGCCGAGGAGTCCAACGCCCGCTACCGCTACCTCCTCTCCCAGGGCCAGACGGGGCTGTCCGTGGCCTTTGACCTCCCCACCCAGCTCGGCCTGGACCCCGACCACCCCATGAGCGTGGGGGAGGTGGGGCGGGTGGGGGTGTCCATCGCCACCCTGGAGGACATGCAGAAGCTCTTTGACGGCATCCCCCTGGACCAGGTCTCCACCAGCATGACCATCAACGCCCCGGCCATGATGCTCCTCGCCCTCTACCTCCTCGTGGCCGAGGCGCAGGGGGTGCCCTGGGACAAGGTCTCGGGGACGGTGCAGAACGACATCCTCAAGGAGTACTTCGCCCGCGGCACCTACATCTACCCGCCCGGCCCCTCCATGCGCCTCGTGACCGACATCTTTGAGTTCTGCGCCGCGCACGTCCCCCGGTGGAACACCATCAGCATCTCCGGCTACCACATCCGCGAGGCGGGGTCCACCGCCGCCCAGGAGATCGCCTTCACCCTGGCGGACGCCAAGGCCTACGTGCGGGCCGCCTTGGAGCGGGGCCTGGACGTGGACCGCTTCGCCCCGAGGCTTTCCTTCTTCTTCGCCGCCCACGGGGACATCTTTGAGGAGGCCGCCAAGTTCCGGGCGGCAAGGCGCCTTTGGGCAAGGATCATGCGGGAGGAGTTCGGGGCCAAGGACCCGAAAAGCTGGATGCTCCGCTTCCACACCCAGACCGGGGGCTCCACCCTCACGGCGCAGGAACCCCTCAACAACGTGGTGCGCACCGCCTACCAGGCCCTGGCGGCGGTGCTCGGGGGGACGCAGAGCCTCCACACCAACGCCTACGACGAGGCCCTGGGCCTGCCCACGGAGAAGAGCGCCCTCCTCGCCCTCCGCACCCAGCAGATCCTGGCCTACGAGAGCGGGGTCACCCGGGCCATAGACCCCCTAGGGGGGAGCTTCTACGTGGAGCACCTCACGGACAAGCTGGAACGGGAGGCGGAGCAGATTCTGCGGGAGATTGACGCCCTTGGGGGCGCGGTGGCCGCGGTGGAGGCGGGCTACTTCCAGAGGGCCCTCGAGGAGTCCGCCTGGCAGTTCCAGAAGGAGGTGGAGGAGGGCAAGAGGGTGATCGTGGGGGTGAACCGCTTCTTTGACCCCAATAGCCCCCTCAACGAACCCGTCCCCGTGCAGCGGATTGACCCCGAGCTCCACGAAAGGCGCAAGCGGGAGCTCGCCGCCTTCAAAGCCAATCGGGATGGGGAAAGCGTAAGGGTCGGCCTAGAGAGGCTAAGGGAGGCGGCAAGGGGCGAGGAGAACCTCTTCCCCTACGTGCTGGAGGCCTTCCGGCGCCGGGCCACCCTGGGGGAGGTCTGCGGGGTTCTTAGGGAGGAGTGGGGCGAGTACCAGCCCCCCCGGTGA
- a CDS encoding nuclear transport factor 2 family protein: MEGEAELWNFLERHLRSIYEGDWATYEATTHEELSLYEWFVTPHRLDGLPFHRFMVEKNWATRGRAYRLDLLEKRLQRYGDVAIFSYTLLLTVEEEAGLRHRAVNESRVAVRFPEGWKVVHVHKSPAG; encoded by the coding sequence ATGGAAGGCGAAGCCGAGCTCTGGAACTTTTTGGAGAGGCACCTGAGGAGCATCTACGAGGGCGACTGGGCCACGTACGAGGCCACCACCCACGAGGAGCTTTCCCTCTACGAGTGGTTCGTGACCCCCCACCGCCTGGACGGCCTCCCCTTCCACCGCTTCATGGTGGAGAAGAACTGGGCCACGAGGGGCAGGGCCTACCGCCTGGACCTCCTGGAAAAGCGCCTTCAGCGCTATGGGGACGTGGCCATCTTCAGCTACACCCTCCTCCTCACCGTGGAGGAGGAGGCGGGCCTCCGCCACCGGGCGGTGAACGAGAGCCGGGTGGCGGTGCGCTTCCCCGAGGGGTGGAAGGTGGTGCACGTGCACAAGAGCCCGGCGGGGTGA